The proteins below are encoded in one region of Paenarthrobacter ilicis:
- a CDS encoding HIT family protein, producing MSTLFTKIINGDIPGRFVWRDADVVAFLTIAPLTQGHTLVVPREEVDSWTHASPELLAKVMDVAQKIGKVQEVLFDAKRVGVLMEGFEVDHLHVHVWPAYSTADFEVHNVDHNPDPALMDSTAVQLRKALDDAGFGENVPQD from the coding sequence ATGAGCACTTTGTTCACCAAAATCATCAACGGCGACATCCCGGGCCGCTTTGTCTGGAGAGACGCCGACGTCGTCGCGTTCCTGACCATCGCACCACTGACTCAAGGCCACACTCTTGTGGTGCCGCGTGAGGAAGTCGATTCCTGGACGCACGCCAGCCCGGAACTTCTGGCCAAGGTCATGGACGTTGCGCAGAAAATCGGGAAGGTCCAGGAGGTCCTGTTCGACGCAAAACGGGTTGGCGTGCTCATGGAGGGTTTTGAAGTGGATCACCTCCACGTCCACGTGTGGCCGGCCTATTCAACGGCAGACTTTGAAGTCCACAACGTTGACCACAACCCGGACCCTGCCCTAATGGACTCCACCGCGGTGCAGCTGCGGAAGGCGTTGGACGATGCGGGCTTCGGGGAGAACGTC